Proteins encoded within one genomic window of Meriones unguiculatus strain TT.TT164.6M chromosome 20, Bangor_MerUng_6.1, whole genome shotgun sequence:
- the Marcks gene encoding myristoylated alanine-rich C-kinase substrate, producing MGAQFSKTAAKGEAAAERPGEAAVASSPSKANGQENGHVKVNGDASPAAAEPGAKEELQANGSAPAADKEEPASGGPAAPAAADQDEAAAAPEPAAGGAAEKEAAEAEPAEPGSPAAEAEAASASSTSSPKAEDGAAASPSGETPKKKKKRFSFKKSFKLSGFSFKKTKKEAGEGAEAEGAAADGAKDEAAAGDAAAAAAPGEQAGGAGAEAGEPREAAAAAAEPEQPEQPAAGEPQAEEPSEVGGEQPAEPAAGDAPAAAAAAPEQEAPADEPAASAAPAASPEPQPECSPEAPPAPAPAAAE from the exons ATGGGTGCCCAGTTCTCCAAGACCGCAGCGAAGGGAGAAGCCGCCGCGGAGAGGCCCGGGGAGGCGGCCGTGGCCTCGTCGCCTTCCAAAGCGAACGGGCAG GAGAACGGCCACGTCAAGGTAAACGGGGACGCGTCGCCCGCGGCCGCCGAGCCGGGCGCCAAGGAGGAGCTGCAGGCCAACGGCAGCGCCCCGGCCGCCGACAAGGAGGAGCCGGCGAGCGGCGGCCCCGCAGCCCCCGCCGCGGCCGACCAGGACGAGGCGGCCGCCGCCCCCGAGCCGGCTGCCGGGGGCGCGGCGGAGAAGGAGGCCGCCGAGGCCGAGCCCGCCGAGCCCGGCTCGCCCGCCGCCGAGGCCGAGGCCGCGTCCGCCTCCTCCACGTCGTCGCCCAAGGCGGAGGACGGGGCGGCGGCGTCGCCGAGCGGCGAGACgccgaaaaaaaaaaagaagcgcTTTTCCTTCAAGAAGTCCTTCAAGCTGAGCGGCTTCTCCTTCAAGAAGACCAAGAAGGAGGCGGGCGAGGGCGCTGAGGCCGAGGGCGCCGCCGCCGACGGCGCCAAGGACGAGGCCGCGGCGGGCgacgcggcggcggcggcggcccccGGGGAGCAGGCGGGCGGGGCGGGCGCCGAGGCCGGAGAGCCccgggaggcggcggcggcggcggccgagcCCGAGCAGCCCGAGCAGCCCGCGGCCGGCGAGCCGCAGGCCGAGGAGCCGTCGGAGGTCGGCGGGGAGCAGCCCGCGGAGCCCGCGGCCGGCGacgcgcccgccgccgccgccgccgcgcctgAGCAGGAGGCGCCGGCGGACGAGCCCGCCGCGTCCGCAGCCCCCGCCGCGTCGCCGGAGCCGCAGCCCGAGTGCAGTCCGGAGGCGCCCCCCGCGCCCGCGCCCGCGGCGGCCGAGTAA